From the Deinococcus sonorensis KR-87 genome, the window AATGAACAATACGGGCAAGGCAGTGGTGGGACTCTTGATGGTCGGCGTGGCGCAGGCAGGAAGCATGAGCATGGATACCTTGCTGGTCTCCGGGGCACCGTCGCCGTGCCTGGCGGTCAAGGTCATGATCTCTCAGGGAGGCAAGAGCCTCTCGGAGCTGTACCTCACCCCGGATGGCAAGTCCAAGATCCAGAAGGGCGCCGAGGTCCATTTCAAGAAGGGCACCAGCTACCGGCTGCAGGCCACCTGCGTCAGTGCCAGCACCTTCTCCCAGAACTCCGGCCTGAACTTCACGGCCGATGGCCGCACCATCCAGGTCCAGTTCTCGGACAACGGCTTTGCCATCAAGCGCGGCGGCGTGGCGTACTGACCTGAACGGGGTGCCGGCTGAGCGCCAGGCGCTACACTGGCGCGCGTGACCCTGCCTGACCTGACGGCTGGCCTCGCCCGCGCGGTGCAGCGTCGGGCGGGGCTGGCTGCGTCCGGCACCACGCTGTACCGCGCGGTTCACACCACCGAGACGGAGGGCGTGTATGCCCTGGACCGGGCCGGTGAGGTGGGCATCCTGAACCTGTACCGCGAACTGCTTCCCGCCCAGGAACAGCAGCTCGCGGCGGCCTGCGCCCAGGCGCTGCCGTTGAGGGCCGTGTACCTGAAACGCCGCCCGCAGGAAGCGCGGCATCTGGCCAACGTGCAGCGTGAGCAGCTGGCGCCACCCGGGCCGGTGTGGGGCGAGGCGCAGCCGGAACTGACCGCGCTGGAACAGGGCGTCCCGTACCTGATCCGGCCCGGCAGTGACCTGAGCACTGGCCTGTTCACCGACGCGCGCCCCGCCCGCCAGTGGGTGCGCGAGCATGCGCCGCCCGGCGGCCGGGTGCTGAACACGTTCGCGTACACCTGCGGCTTCGGGCTGAATGCCCGGCTCGGCGGCGCGGAGGTGGTCAAGAACCTGGACCTCTCGCGCAAGGTGCTGGCCTGGGGTCAGCAGAACTATGGGCTGTCCGGCCTGCCCCACCCGGACACTGACTTCATCTATGGCGACGTCTTTGACTGGATGGCGCGCTTCGAGCGGCAGGGCCAGCAGTTTGAGCTGCTGATTCTGGACCCGCCCGCCTTCGCCCGCAGCCGCGCCGGGGTCTGGCGTTCCGAGCGCGACTACGCCCGGCTGGCCCGGCTGGCAGCGGCGCTGCTGGCGCCGGGAGGCCGGCTGCTGGCCCTCAATAACCACGCCGGGGTCAGCCGGGCCGCCTTCCAGCGGATGCTGCAGGACGGGGCGCCGCGGCTGCGGGTTCAGGTCCAGCTGGGGCCGGGCGAGGACTATCCGGGCGCCGATCATCTCAAGGTGCTGGTGCTCGGCTGACCCGCCGCACGCTTCACTTTTTAAAGCGGGAATCACCTTTGGCCGTGGCGCGGCGGGCTACACTGCACGGCATGAGCCAAGTGCTGATCCCGCTGACGACGCCCGACGAGGTCGAGACCTTTCTGTCGCAGTACCCGCTGGCCGGCGTGTTCAAGGCCGGTACCTGCCACAAGACCATGCAGGGTTTCGGGGTGCTGGAAACCTTCCTGAAGGACCACGAGCTGCCGGTCGGCTTCATCCGGGTGGTGGACTGGCGCCCCGCCTCCAACCACGTGGCGGCCCGCACCGGCATCCAGCACCAGAGCCCGCAGCTGATCATGTTCAAGGACGGCGAGCCGGTCTTCGACGTGGACAACTGGGACATCACCCCCGAGGCGCTGGAGCCGGTGTTCGAGCAATACGTGCCGGCCCGTCAGGAGGCCGCGCAGGTGGCCGGGGACGGCAATGTGGAGCCGTACCGCCAGCTGATGCGCCAGTACATCGACGGCCAGCTGCCCGACTGGCAGTTCCAGGAGTTGTACGTGAACATGTTCCGCGACGACGCCTCGCTGCGCAGCCAGCGTGAGTTCGAGCTGCTGTCGCGGCTGTTCGGCGACCCGGATGCCTACCACGGTGGCCTGCACCAGCTGGGTGCCCCGCAGCAGCGCGGCGACTTGAAGGCCCGGGTCCAGGACCTGCTGGCGCAGCTGTAAGCCCTCTGCATCCCGCCGCCCCTGGCAATGGCCGGGGGCGGCGTTGCTGTTGCGTGTTACAGTGCGGAATTCTTTGCAGCGCCGCGGACACGCACGGGTTATGCTTTTCCTCATGCTCTCTCATGACTGGCTGGCCCTGGCGCCTGAGCGAACCGTCTACGCCGACCTCTCCACCGATCACTATCCCTGGAGCGAGGTCTACCTGGACCTGGCCAGCCGCACGCAGCTGGCCGGCGTGCTGGATGTGCGCGACGGCGATCAGCTGGGGCGCTACATCTGGAATGGGGGAGAGGTGCGGGGCGCCTACCTGAGCGGGCGCGGTGACCTGCCGGAACTGGCGGCGCTGCCGGCGCTGCTTCCCCGGGGCAGCGTCAGCCTGTATCAGCTGGAGCCGGTGCTGGCAGAGCTGGTCTGGGAGTGCCGCCACGGCACCTTTACCGACGTGCAGGTGCCGTGGCCGGAAGCCCGCGACCTGCTGGCGGGCCGGCGCTACCGGGGCGTGTTGCTGTCGGCGGGCGGGGCCTGCAGCTTCTGGGACGACGGCCGCCTGCTGGGCGGCACGCTGCCGGCACCCAACGAGCCGGTGCAGACGGTGGCGCAGCAGGTGCAGTTCGGTCTGGAGGAACTGACCCAGTTCTGGAGCGAGGTGCTGGCGACCCTGGCGACCCGCGTGCCGCTGGAGACGAACTGGCGCACGGCCGTGACGGCGCTGGCCGACGAGCACCCCTGCCTGGACCCGTTCGCTCGGGAAGTCTGGCTGGAGGGATCGCAGCTGCGGCTGCACCCGGACGTGCCGATGGAGGAAGTGCAGGCCGCGCTGCGTGACGTGCTGCCGATGCTGCTGCCGCTCCCGGCCGCCCAGCGCAGCGCAGCCGTGGCCGATCTGCGTCAGCACCGGCTGTTTGAGGCCGCTGGGTTGGCCGACTTACCGCTCTGAGCCGTTAACAGGTGGGCTGGCCCAGGACGTGTGACATTGATGTGCGAAACCCTATGACAAGCTGAAGTCAAATGGCGACACACGAGCACGAGGGCAGAGGATGACGGCAAATCTTGAGTACCCCAGCTGGCCGGTCGGGCTGAGCGATCAGACGCTGTTGCCCTTCGCAATGTGGCGCGTGCTGGACGTCGTGGATGGGCGGCAGCACGTCAGCAAACTGGCGGCCACGCTGGGGATGCCCGAGCCGCAGATCAAACAGGTGGTGCATACGGTCGAGCAGCATCTGGAGCGGGCGGCGCAGCGCGAACGCCCGATCAATGAAGAGGGCCTGCAGCTGCTGACCCAGTGCCTGAATGCTGTGGTGGGACCGATGGGGCGGATGATGATGGACGACGCCCTGGATGACGTGGGCGAGCAGGCCACCCTGACCCGGCTGATCGGGGCACTCAACGCAGAACTCAACGATACGAATCGCCAGGCGTTCTTACGCCAGCTCCGCATGAGGGGAATCGCATGAAGTACACCGTCGTTATCCGTCAGCCCGTTCCTGAAACCGTGCAGGCCGATCTGATCAGCGCGCTGATCGCCCAGTTCGAGCTCAGCCCTGAGCAGGCCAGCCGCCTTGCCGCCCGTCGCAGCGGCCGCCTGATGAAGCCCAACACCCGCCGCCGCGCGGACCGTCTGCTGGCCATTTACCAGTCGGTCGGCGCGCAGGTGTCGCTGGAAGAGGTGCGCGAGGACACCACCGTGCTGGCCGATCCGTACGCCGGAGAGCGTCCGGGTCTGGTCGGGCCGGCGGGCAACGATTATGCGGCGACCGGGCCGCTGCCGGTGAGCGGCGCCGCTGCCTATGCGGGCGGCGCGGTGGCAGTCGTTCCCCCCCGCTGGACGACCTGACCGTGCAGCCGGCGGCGCTGGCACCGGTCCCGATGCTGGGGCAGGTCGCCATGCCGGACCTGCTGACCACCGTGATTGCCCCGGTGGAGCCCGCGCCGGTCATCCCGGCCGCGCCGTCGGCCGAGGATGCCTGGGCCGACTTCACCGGTTCGCTGGCCAGCAGCTCCACCACCTCGGTGAGCGAGCCGGAGCCGGAAGCCAATGTGGTGAGTGTGGAGGCTGCCGAGGAGCGCGTCGAGCGCCGCCGCTCCAGCCTGTCGCGCAGCGTGCTGACGGCGGCCCTGCTGCCGCTGCTGCTGGCCACCGTGGCCACGGTCGTGACCGTGTTCGTGACCGAGCCGCGCCTGCAGCGCACCCTGCTGAGCCAGAACGCCCAGGCGGTGGCGGTGGCCGTGGCCAGCAACCTCGACACCTCCGACCAGAACACCGTGTACGCGCAGATCGACACGCTGCTCAAGCGCAGTACCGTGGGCTTCGTGCAGGTGGAGCTGCCGGACGGCACCACCTTCTTCCGCAGTAAGACGCCCGACACCGACGGCCCGCTGTCGGTGAAGGTGGCCAACTGGGTGCAGGGCCACCCGGGCAGCTCCAGCTTCGTGCAGAAGGGCAGCGCGGCCGACGCCTACCGCTACCAGCTGGGACTGCTTGAGCAGGTGGGCGCCACCAGCTCCGAGCAGGCCAACTCGCTGCGGAAGGCCATCGCGGAACCGGCCAACCAGCGCTCCAGCACCACCACATACGTGCTGTCGCGCATCGGGGTGTCGTCCAGCCAGCAGGGGGACCGCGTGATCGGTGAGCCGCAGGACCTGCAGGCCAGCAACCTGCTGTACAACATCGCGGTCGGTGTGCCGAGCAACGACGCCCAGACCGCGCTGCGCCGCAACCTGCTGGTGATCTTCTCGCTGTCGCTGCTGTTCTTCGTGGTGGCGGCGCTGATGGCCGCCCGCACCGCCCGCCGGATCGTGGAGCCGATCGAGCGTCTGGTGAAGGCCGCCGACGCGATCAGCATGGGCGACCTGGAGCGTCCGGTGCGTCCGGAGCGCAACGACGAGATCGGCGACCTGGCCGAGGCGCTGGAGCGTATGCGTCTGTCGCTGGAAGCCGCCATGGAGCGTCTGCGCCGCCGCCGCGCCCGCTGACCCGAGTGCACCCGCCGGCCCCGGCCACGCCTCAGGCGTGGCCGGGGCTGTTCTGTGCCGCGGCCCTGCGAACACGTAAGGCAGGCGTCAGGAGTGGCGTGACATCATGCGCCCATGAAGAAGCTGCTTTCGCTGCCGCTGCTGGGCGTGCTGGCCCTCACCGCCTGCGGCACCGGCATCCTGCCGCCGGTCACCCGCACCCTGGACCCGATCACGCTGACCATGCCCACCGCCTTCAGCCTGGCGTCGGGCGTGCTGTACCTCAACGAAAATCAGTTCGCCAAGGTGGCGGATGTGCTGAAGAACGCCAGCTCGCTCACCATTGACGGCCAGGCCCTGTTTGTGGGCGTGGGCGACCTGCAGACGCTGACCATCTATGTGCGGACCGCCAGCGGCTCGGCCAACGCGCTGGACGGCTGCACCATCAACAGCAACTACGCGGTGTGCAGCGGCGACGAGAGCGCCCACAAGGTGCAGGACCTGCAGATCATCAAGGGTCAGAAGATGGCGCTGCACCTCGCGGGCGCGGCCCTCAACGCGGCGGCGAAGAACAAGTCCGCCTACTTCGGCATCAAGGTGACGTCCGGCAACACCTTCCAGGGCGACACGGTCACCATCAGCGACGCGAAGGCCACGGTCCAGTTCTAGGCTGGGCGTGTTCGGGCGGGGGCAGGGGCTGTGGCTCCCGCCCCCGCTTCAACTGCCGCTGGGTTGCACCCAGGCCGGCTGCCGCGCGTGCTGCAGCCAGGTGAGCACCTCACCGGCATGTCGGGCCGGGTCCACCGAGCGCCAGCAGTGCGCCACCAGGCCCGCCGGATCGATCACGAACGTCTGACGCCGGGCCAGGGGTGGCCACCAGCGCTGCACGCCGTACAGCCGCACGATCCGCTGGTCACTGTCGGGCAGCAGCGGAAAACTCAGCCCGCAGCGGTCCCGGAACTGCGCCTGCCGCGCCTCGGTGTCGCTGCTGACGCCGATCACCTCGGCCCCCAGCTGCTGAAACTGCGGCAGCGCCTGCTCGAACTGCCGCGCTTCCAGGCTGCAGCCGGGCGTCAGGGCGCGCGGATAGAAGTACAGCACCACCCAGCGGCCGCGCAGGTCGGCCAGGCGGATCAGCCGGCCGTCGTCGCTGCGCGCCTCGAAGAGTGGAGCGGCGCTGCCGGTCCGTGGCGTCATGGCGGGCATTGTAGCGGGTTTCCGCCTTCCGGACCGGCGCGCTGCGCTGGCCTCGGCGCGCCCGACACGGCAGAATGCGGCCATGACGCTGCCCGAACCGCTGCACCGGCCGTTGCGCGCGTACCACGGCCAGCGTGTGCTGGTGGCGGTGTCGGGCGGCGCCGACTCGGTGGCGCTGCTGCGAGCGCTGCTGCTGGCCGGAGCGCAGCCCACGGCTGCGCACTTCGACCATCAGCTGCGCGCCGGCTCCACGCAGGATGCCCGCTTCGTGCAGCAGTTGGCCCAGGACCTGGGCGTTCCGCTGCAGCTGGGAGGGGCTGACGTGCGCCGTGTCGCGGCCCAGCGCGGCTGGAATCTGGAGGACGCGGCGCGCCGGCTGCGCTACAATTTCCTGACCCGGGCGGCGCGGCAGGCGAGCCTGCAGACGATCCTGACCGCTCACACCCGCCGCGACCAGGCGGAGACGGTGCTGTGGCAGCTGCTGCGCGGTGAAGCGGTGCTGAACGGGATTCCGGCGGAGCGCGGCCATGTGCGGCGGCCCTGGCTGGAGGTGGCGCGTCCCGACATCGAGCGGCTGCTGGGCGAGCTGGGCCAGTCCTGGCAGGAGGACCCCAGCAATCAGGATCAGGGCCTGACCCGCAACTGGCTGCGGCTGGAGGTGCTGCCGCTGCTGTCCAGCCGCTTTCCGGGGCTGGAGGCGCGGCTGGCGCGGCTGGCCACCCTGCAAGCGCAGGACGACGAGGCGCTGGACGGCTGGGCGGCCCGCCTGACCAGCCACGCCGACGTGGGCCGCCTCCCGTTGGCGGTGCTGCGCCGGGCGGCGCGTCAGCAGCTGCGGGTGGCAGGGCTGGAGCCGCGCCTGGAGCATTTGCTGCAGGTGGCCGGCGGCATGCAGGACCGGCAGACCCACCATCTGGACCTGCCGGGAGCACAGTCCGTCACGGTCACTGCGGGCCGGCTGCAGCTGGACACCCTGATCTGGCCCGAGCCGGAGTTCGCGGTGCCGGACGGCTGGACCCTGCGCCACCGCCAGCCAGGCGACCGTGTGCGGCTGCCGGGCGGTACCCGCAAGCTCAGTGACGTGCTGACGGATCGCAAGGTGCCGAGAAGTGAGCGCGACCGGGTGTGGCTGGCGGTGCAGGAGGGCACGGACGGCGCGCAGGTACAGTGGGTGGGGCTGCAGCCGGCCCTCTGGGCGGTTGGCGCGCGTGAACTGGTCGGGGCGGCCCCGGACCCCTGGCATGAGGCGATGGGGGAGGCACTGCGGCTCGCCCACGAGGCCGCCGCCCGCCAGGAGGTGCCGGTGGGGGCGGTGGTGCTGCAGGGCGAGCGGGTGGTGGGGCGCGGGTCCAACACCAGCCGTGCCGACCGGGACATGACTCGCCACGCCGAGCTGGAGGCGCTGCGGCAGGCAACGCAGGTGGTGGGGCCGTACCTGAACGGCTGCACGCTGGTGGTGACGCTGGAGCCGTGTCCGATGTGCTTGGGCGCGGCGCTGGAGGCGCGGGTGGACCGGGTAGTCTACGGCGCGGCCAACCCCCGTGCAGGCGCGCTGGGCGGCGTCCAGGACCTGCTGGAGTTCCGCTGGGGTCACCGGCTTCAGGTGGTGGGCGGCGTGCGGGCCAGCGAGGCGCGGCGGCTGCTTCGCCAGAGTTTTCAATCATGGCGCGCCGGAACGTACTAGACTGATCGGGTGTCCCTCCCGCAACCCGTCCGCCTGGTGCTGGGCGGCCTGATTTTCATCGGGCTGGTGCTGGCGGCCCTGTCCGGTCAGGCGCTGGTGTTGTGCGGCGCGGCGCTCCTGCTGGCCTCGGTGGTGTGGCCGCTGGGGGGCCGCTGGTACCTGGTGCCGCCGCTGGCCTTTGGCCTCGGCTATCTGGTGGTGGCTGCCCGGTTCCCCTTTGATGTCATGGACTGGCTGGGGGTGTTGCTGGCGCTGCTGGGTCTGGCCGGCCTGACCCGCTGGTACCTGACGGGCGTGCGGCAGTCGGCCCGCATGCGCAACGTGATGCGAGCCCTGGAGGAGGGTAGCGCCAAGCTCTCGGTGGCGCGCGACAGTGACGGCATGATCCGGGCCGGCATCGAGACGCTGGAGCGCCTGAAAGTTGCCCCGCACCTCGCGTTCGTGGCCTACAAGCGCGGCACGCCACACATCATGGGCGCCCGCGGCAACTTCCGGCCGTTCCTGGAGCATCCGATCCTGCCGGAAGACGGCGACAGCCGCAGCGTGCACGCCGATCACTGGGTGGCCGACCACGCCCTGAAACTGCTGACTCCGCCGGAGCGGGCGCACCATCTGGTGGTGCCGGTCAGCGGGATGTCCGAGCAGCAGATCGGGCTGTTGCTGCTGGCCCGGCCGGGCCAGCCGTTCGCGGGCAGCGACGAGACGGTGGTCAAGTCGTTTGCCCGCTTGCTGGGGCTGGCGCTGGGCCAGTGGCACGCCATCCGCGAGCTGCGCGACGCCAACGAGCTGACGCTCAAGTCGCTGGGCGCCGCGCTGGAGCACCGCGACGATGAGACCGGCGGCCACACCGGCCGGGTGGAGGCGCTGAGCGTGCAGCTGGCCCGCCGGCTCGGCTGGACCGAGGACCGAGTCAAGGCGCTGCGCTGGGGCGCTTACCTGCATGACCTGGGCAAGCTGGCCGTGCCGGACGCGGTGCTGCACAAAGCTGGCCCGCTGCTGCCGGAGGAGCGGCTGGTGATGCAGCGCCACACCGTGCTCGGCTACGACATGCTGCAGGAGCTGCACTTCCTGCCGGCCGAGACGCTGGATCTGGTGCGCTACCACCACGAGCGTTGGGACGGCACCGGCTACCCCAGCGGCCTGTCCAGCCACGACATTCCCGCCACGGCGCGGGTGTTCAGCATCGTGGACGTCTATGACGCGCTGATCAGCGTGCGGCCCTACAAGCCCGCCTGGAGCAAGGAACGGGCGCTGGCCGAGATCCGGCTGCAGGCAGGCCGGCAGTTCGATCCTCAGTATGTGGACGCTTTCCTGTACATGATGGCCGAGAAGGATGACGCGAGGCTGGTGCGGTGAGTGATGAATCCCCAAGTGCCCGCGAGCAGGTGTTCGGGTCGCAGCACGACCGGATCTTTGAGCGACTGACCCGCCTGGACCCGGATCTGGCCCGCTACATCCGTGAGTTCGCCTACGACACCGTCTACGAGCGGCCCGGCCTGGAGCTGCGGACCCGGGAGCTGCTCGCCTGCGCGCTGCTGGTGTCGCTGGGCAGTCCGGCCGAATTGCGGACCCACCTGCGCGGCGCCCTGCTGGCCGGGGCTACTGAAGCCGAGTTGCGCGAGACGCTGCTGTTCTGCATTCCCTATCTGGGTTTTCCGCGGGTGGTGGCCGGCTTTGAGCAGTTGCGCTCCCTGCTGGAACACAGCAAGGAGGCCAGCCCGCAGGCTGGCCCCCCGACGCATTCAAATCAGAAGCGGTAGGCGATGCCGAGCTTGGCCTTCAGCACAGTGCGTGGCTGGTTGACCAGCGCGTCAGCCTCGGCGTAGCCCGCCTCACCCCGGGCGAAGGTGTCGGTGTTGCCCGCGCCATCATTGCTATTGATGCTGCTGGGAAAGTAATAGTCCACTCCCAGGTCGCCGGTCAGGGTCAGGCCGTTGCCGATGGCATAGCCTGCCACCGCGCCTGCACCAAGGCCCAGCTGGTTGGTGGTGTAAGTGGTCTTGCCGCTGCTGCCAAAGTCAGCGGTGGCGCTGTACATGTTGTAGCGGGGGCCCGCATAAGCGTAGGTACTGATGCCAGGTGCGATGTCGCCCAGCTCATAGGTGGCGTCCACACCGATGGTGGTGCTGCGCCCCGACTCGGTGGCATTCGCGCTGTTCTTGTAGTCTCCCCAGGTGCCGGTCGGGCCGAAGGCAGCACTGTCATTAAGAGCGTCGTTCACCTTGGTGATGTCGGCACCGATCCTCAGACCGAACGCCCCGATTACGTTGCGGGCGTGAACCGACACGCCACCGCTGAGGCCACCCTGGTAGCCGGCCGAGAGGCCCAGGTCAATGGTGTTGAAGTTGGGGCTGACGGCCTGAGCACCGGCGGTGGCAAGGGCCGAGGCGGCCGTGAGTGCAATGAGCGTCTTCATGACTGTCACTGTCCCTCATGACGATGAGAGCCTCTCATCTTCTTTTCCCTGAAATGCTTGAGGGAGCGGACAGCTAAGCGTCAGCTTTGAATCATCAGCTCTGCGTACGGTCCGCCGGGTCAGAAGGCGTAGGTCAGCCCTGCCCGGGCGCCGACGCTCCCAGGGAAACGGTAGACGCCTTCGGCATACAGGCCAAGCTGACCGTTGAGCGGCAGGTCCACACCGGCGGTGAGGGTCGGGGCCACCGAGAAGCCGCTGGCACCGCCAAATCCCAATGCCAGGCCGGGGCCGCCGTAGAAGGTGAGCGTCGTGGTGGGGTAGTTGAGCAGGCCGTCAAGGTTGAGGGTGGTGCCGCGGCCGAGATCGGCCGACAGCCGGGCATCCAGGCCGTAGCCGGCGAGCACGGTGACGTTGCGGGCCGTAAGCCCGGCGTGCAGCGCAAAGCCGCTGCTGTAGCTCGACAGGCTGGCGCCCACGCTGGCGTTGAAGGTCTGGGCTGCGGCCGGGCTGGCGGCGGCGCTCAGGATGAGGGCAGGCAGGATGATCCGGGCACGCATGTTCATGGAAGGCCTCCTGAAGGGTCTGGGCTCAGTGTGCCACCCGCCATGTCACGCGGAGTTTACGCAACCTTTCGGAGAATCAGGGCTCAGCCGAGCAGGTCTTCCGGGCGG encodes:
- the tilS gene encoding tRNA lysidine(34) synthetase TilS, which produces MTLPEPLHRPLRAYHGQRVLVAVSGGADSVALLRALLLAGAQPTAAHFDHQLRAGSTQDARFVQQLAQDLGVPLQLGGADVRRVAAQRGWNLEDAARRLRYNFLTRAARQASLQTILTAHTRRDQAETVLWQLLRGEAVLNGIPAERGHVRRPWLEVARPDIERLLGELGQSWQEDPSNQDQGLTRNWLRLEVLPLLSSRFPGLEARLARLATLQAQDDEALDGWAARLTSHADVGRLPLAVLRRAARQQLRVAGLEPRLEHLLQVAGGMQDRQTHHLDLPGAQSVTVTAGRLQLDTLIWPEPEFAVPDGWTLRHRQPGDRVRLPGGTRKLSDVLTDRKVPRSERDRVWLAVQEGTDGAQVQWVGLQPALWAVGARELVGAAPDPWHEAMGEALRLAHEAAARQEVPVGAVVLQGERVVGRGSNTSRADRDMTRHAELEALRQATQVVGPYLNGCTLVVTLEPCPMCLGAALEARVDRVVYGAANPRAGALGGVQDLLEFRWGHRLQVVGGVRASEARRLLRQSFQSWRAGTY
- a CDS encoding HD-GYP domain-containing protein, translating into MSLPQPVRLVLGGLIFIGLVLAALSGQALVLCGAALLLASVVWPLGGRWYLVPPLAFGLGYLVVAARFPFDVMDWLGVLLALLGLAGLTRWYLTGVRQSARMRNVMRALEEGSAKLSVARDSDGMIRAGIETLERLKVAPHLAFVAYKRGTPHIMGARGNFRPFLEHPILPEDGDSRSVHADHWVADHALKLLTPPERAHHLVVPVSGMSEQQIGLLLLARPGQPFAGSDETVVKSFARLLGLALGQWHAIRELRDANELTLKSLGAALEHRDDETGGHTGRVEALSVQLARRLGWTEDRVKALRWGAYLHDLGKLAVPDAVLHKAGPLLPEERLVMQRHTVLGYDMLQELHFLPAETLDLVRYHHERWDGTGYPSGLSSHDIPATARVFSIVDVYDALISVRPYKPAWSKERALAEIRLQAGRQFDPQYVDAFLYMMAEKDDARLVR
- a CDS encoding carboxymuconolactone decarboxylase family protein, with protein sequence MSDESPSAREQVFGSQHDRIFERLTRLDPDLARYIREFAYDTVYERPGLELRTRELLACALLVSLGSPAELRTHLRGALLAGATEAELRETLLFCIPYLGFPRVVAGFEQLRSLLEHSKEASPQAGPPTHSNQKR
- a CDS encoding peroxiredoxin; the protein is MTPRTGSAAPLFEARSDDGRLIRLADLRGRWVVLYFYPRALTPGCSLEARQFEQALPQFQQLGAEVIGVSSDTEARQAQFRDRCGLSFPLLPDSDQRIVRLYGVQRWWPPLARRQTFVIDPAGLVAHCWRSVDPARHAGEVLTWLQHARQPAWVQPSGS
- a CDS encoding class I SAM-dependent rRNA methyltransferase — translated: MTLPDLTAGLARAVQRRAGLAASGTTLYRAVHTTETEGVYALDRAGEVGILNLYRELLPAQEQQLAAACAQALPLRAVYLKRRPQEARHLANVQREQLAPPGPVWGEAQPELTALEQGVPYLIRPGSDLSTGLFTDARPARQWVREHAPPGGRVLNTFAYTCGFGLNARLGGAEVVKNLDLSRKVLAWGQQNYGLSGLPHPDTDFIYGDVFDWMARFERQGQQFELLILDPPAFARSRAGVWRSERDYARLARLAAALLAPGGRLLALNNHAGVSRAAFQRMLQDGAPRLRVQVQLGPGEDYPGADHLKVLVLG
- a CDS encoding HAMP domain-containing protein; this encodes MQPAALAPVPMLGQVAMPDLLTTVIAPVEPAPVIPAAPSAEDAWADFTGSLASSSTTSVSEPEPEANVVSVEAAEERVERRRSSLSRSVLTAALLPLLLATVATVVTVFVTEPRLQRTLLSQNAQAVAVAVASNLDTSDQNTVYAQIDTLLKRSTVGFVQVELPDGTTFFRSKTPDTDGPLSVKVANWVQGHPGSSSFVQKGSAADAYRYQLGLLEQVGATSSEQANSLRKAIAEPANQRSSTTTYVLSRIGVSSSQQGDRVIGEPQDLQASNLLYNIAVGVPSNDAQTALRRNLLVIFSLSLLFFVVAALMAARTARRIVEPIERLVKAADAISMGDLERPVRPERNDEIGDLAEALERMRLSLEAAMERLRRRRAR
- a CDS encoding monothiol bacilliredoxin BrxC family protein; the protein is MSQVLIPLTTPDEVETFLSQYPLAGVFKAGTCHKTMQGFGVLETFLKDHELPVGFIRVVDWRPASNHVAARTGIQHQSPQLIMFKDGEPVFDVDNWDITPEALEPVFEQYVPARQEAAQVAGDGNVEPYRQLMRQYIDGQLPDWQFQELYVNMFRDDASLRSQREFELLSRLFGDPDAYHGGLHQLGAPQQRGDLKARVQDLLAQL